In Toxoplasma gondii ME49 chromosome X, whole genome shotgun sequence, a single genomic region encodes these proteins:
- a CDS encoding hypothetical protein (encoded by transcript TGME49_224010~Predicted trans-membrane domain (TMHMM2.0):115-138:490-513): MRYTVIRRVVAGERNRTSPSHGRIFIRALVCTALRPLLETSVLTQDPSLFQFVGVRRVCLCLPLPPVCVLPLCVLRQRAHIFIIFSRCEQTRFSCVIVPIMTNWRGRRAPERQRAFAMLYLLTPYLLFCSVAVPSCSASCSLSCVKKAQTDRTEIDTSLSSTSTGNSHALPPASDPLVPASFLSLTEEGAAVVREQEVLPKDETRETDAETKGEAGEKSQNSACDLSGAGVPPCCSNSSCRNGPELSSTTQSHQNLLTATPLHSSERPSEALPTSHRSLEAVDSSYVPRKRQGEITQPANNDAAEKSGGQAEVVVSSHSHFSKQTSGDFEKGDKPQTVEDARKHLPPSGEEIEDASSLKTAPSPATNVTQQSNVESAAHEIQSGKQGSRQQSAAALAEKADTASTVDEKADKPADDGPKEELRSSEKRFMQVTSPSAKDKKSPVLAESGTKTEGGSMAGNEAFQTPQAENDPPASSYPSSGGGFSMPLWVLMVSIVGVIAVAVVGLLVMFLFLRNHRTRQRKKQEAKLMLRRMIRSNSIPTPELVSRYAREMRAEDDFGSGESGCSQSQTGDGTAPLPPSDGVPGTPKKRCRGSKAYFIKVVKLPFRSRREVSSAEQAASPGETLERSLSTSSSLSHTKPAASVPDESLPSVSDPRTVSSGGLPSGWKKVENTLGFFASFSSRDGIADIPLSPAGMFDVPEVRHEFASTPSPQEAKRGRNKWVVVARHQHLLHAPAQSLSTLRSDRDDACCDRPTWTSDVSDDPGSGGAGGLDPSQGWSSDIPSHMMQTAIHRETEVIDEDAIVEFDATVPLENTDEGDREVETDSRQGVATQT, translated from the coding sequence ATGCGATACACAGTCATACGCAGGGTAGTCGCTGGAGAAAGGAACAGAACATCCCCTTCCCACGGGCGCATTTTTATAAGGGCCCTCGTGTGTACAGCCTTGAGACCGCTCCTCGAAACTTCCGTTCTTACGCAAGACCCGTCGCTTTTTCAGTTCGTCGGTGTCAGGCGCGTTTGTTTGTGTCTTCCGCTACCCCCAGTCTGTGTGTTGCCTCTATGTGTCCTGCGTCAGCGGGCACACATCTTCATTATATTCTCTCGTTGCGAACAAACGCGATTCAGCTGTGTCATTGTCCCCATCATGACAAACTGGAGGGGGCGCCGAGCTCCCGAACGACAGAGAGCTTTCGCGATGTTGTATCTGCTCACGCCATATTTACTGTTCTGCAGTGTGGCGGTTCCCAGCTGTTCCGCGAGCTGTAGCCTCTCTTGTGTGAAGAAAGCGCAGACGGATAGAACAGAAATAGACACTTCGTTGTCATCCACTTCCACAGGAAACTCGCACGCCTTACCGCCTGCCTCTGACCCCCTTGTccctgcctcctttctctctctcactgaGGAGGGCGCAGCAGTTGTTCGGGAGCAGGAAGTACTCCCGAAAGATGAAACACGAGAAACcgatgcagagacaaaaggagaaGCGGGTGAGAAGTCACAAAATAGCGCCTGTGACCTCTCGGGTGCAGGTGTCCCCCCTTGCTGCAGCAACTCATCCTGCAGAAACGGTCCTGAGCTTAGCAGTACCACGCAGTCACACCAGAATCTTCTCACGGCTACGCCTCTTCACTCCTCGGAAAGGCCTTCTGAGGCCTTGCCTACCTCGCATCGTTCTCTCGAGGCAGTTGACTCCTCGTACGTTCCACGGAAGAGGCAAGGAGAAATTACTCAACCCGCAAACAATGATGCTGCTGAGAAATCTGGAGGACAGGCTGAAGTTGTTGTCAGTTCTCATTCTCATTTCTCCAAACAAACTAGCGGTGATTTTGAGAAGGGTGATAAGCCACAGACAGTCGAAGATGCAAGGAAACACCTACCCCCTTCAGGGGAAGAAATTGAGGATGCATCGTCTCTTAAAACCGCTCCCAGTCCGGCTACAAATGTGACGCAACAGAGCAACGTAGAGTCAGCGGCACACGAGATACAAAGTGGTAAGCAGGGAAGTAGGCAACAGTCTGCTGCCGCGTTGGCTGAGAAGGCAGACACCGCTTCGACAGTagacgagaaggcagacaaaCCTGCAGACGATGGACCTAAAGAAGAGCTGCGTTCATCCGAGAAACGCTTCATGCAAGTTACCTCGCCTTCCGCCAAGGACAAGAAGAGCCCTGTGTTGGCTGAAAGTGGAACGAAGACTGAGGGCGGAAGTATGGCGGGAAACGAAGCATTTCAGACGCCGCAAGCTGAAAATGACCCACCGGCCTCATCCTACCCATCTTCTGGAGGAGGGTTTTCCATGCCGCTGTGGGTTTTGATGGTTTCTATTGTTGGTGTTATCGCCGTGGCAGTCGTGGGACTCTTGGTCATGTTCCTGTTCCTTCGAAACCACCGAACGCGCCAGCGCAAGAAGCAAGAAGCGAAACTCATGCTGAGGAGGATGATTCGTTCGAACTCCATCCCGACGCCTGAACTGGTTTCTCGTTATGCGCGAGAAATGCGTGCGGAGGACGATTTTGGCTCCGGAGAGAGCGGGTGCTCTCAATCTCAGACGGGTGACGGAACCGCTCCTTTGCCTCCATCGGACGGTGTTCCTGGGACCCCAAAGAAGCGATGTAGAGGCTCTAAAGCATATTTCATCAAAGTCGTAAAGCTGCCGTTTCGCAGCCGAAGAGAAGTGTCTTCTGCCGAGCAGGCAGCGAGCCCAGGAGAAACGCTCGAAAGGTCGCTTtcgacgtcttcttctctgtcgcatACGAAACCTGCGGCTTCGGTTCCCGACGAATCTCTTCCCAGCGTGTCCGACCCTCGCACCGTGTCTAGCGGAGGGCTCCCGAGCGGCtggaagaaagtggaaaacACTCTCGGTTTCTTTGCGTCGTTTTCGTCGAGGGACGGGATAGCAGATATCCCCTTATCTCCAGCTGGCATGTTTGACGTTCCAGAAGTGCGGCACGAGTTCGCTTCGACTCCGTCGCCGCAAGAGGCAAAGCGAGGCAGGAATAAATGGGTTGTCGTTGCTAGACACCAACACCTGCTTCACGCGCCTGCACAGAGTCTTAGCACTCTACGGAGTGACAGAGACGATGCTTGCTGTGATCGTCCGACGTGGACAAGTGACGTTTCAGACGATCCAGGAAGTGGCGGAGCCGGCGGCCTCGACCCCTCTCAAGGTTGGTCCAGCGACATTCCTTCTCACATGATGCAGACGGCCAttcacagagagacagaggtgaTTGATGAGGACGCAATTGTCGAGTTCGATGCAACTGTTCCCCTGGAAAACACAGACgagggcgacagagaggTCGAAACCGACAGTCGTCAGGGAGTAGCGACACAGACGTGA